A genomic stretch from Desulfolutivibrio sulfodismutans DSM 3696 includes:
- a CDS encoding penicillin-binding transpeptidase domain-containing protein, producing MRNGTKKVASERDQKRVRDWSRAKLTFVGVVFALVLTGLWVRAGYLQIVQGPDLARLALRQHMASESDRGERGQIFDRSGRLMAKTVEFTAVSVRPKELTDLDAAANQLGGILRIKPAWIKKKLESTKPFVYISRRVDDKASAEIRQANIPGVYLEAEHGRSYPNRHLAGQVLGFVGMDDQGLEGLELSFDDWLAGRRAKYAVQRDASGRKLYFDAQGRELQNLRGHDLTLTLDSQIQYFAEEELAKAVTANHGKAGTCLVVHVPTGEILAWANYPFFNPNASRNINPKEGRNRSALDVVEPGSTMKPLIIAAALQEGLVKPETSFFCENGKFKVGVSTIKDTHSYGDLTVSKIIRWSSNIGAAKIGMLLGPKRLHAYFEKCGFGVPTGLPLSGEGKGLVRSLKDWQPIDTATVSFGQGVAVTPIQLAQAFLILANDGVKKPLKLVLDPPQAAADAAPVRVFDAEVARTVQRMMREVVHEEKGTGRIAQIEGVEVGGKTGTAQKASPTGGYGDKYLASFVAFVPAETPQYLVMVMVDEPEPSHYGGVVSAPAVREVMQKTLSYLGHAPDTGRLAKGAEQTPAAAAVADGQAAGGKGSGQKTDILPPPVIDDALAEVVAVPPGLLDSPAIPNFSGMPLRRVVEILVSKGIVPKIEGQGLVVTKQSPAPGAPWPGVEKNQEFVLWLTRPS from the coding sequence ATGAGAAACGGCACGAAAAAAGTGGCGTCCGAGCGCGACCAGAAGCGCGTCAGGGATTGGAGCCGGGCCAAGCTCACTTTTGTGGGCGTGGTCTTTGCGCTTGTCCTGACGGGGCTCTGGGTCCGGGCCGGATACCTCCAGATCGTGCAGGGGCCGGATCTGGCCAGGCTGGCCCTGCGGCAGCACATGGCCTCGGAGTCGGACCGGGGGGAACGGGGACAGATTTTCGACCGCAGCGGCCGACTTATGGCCAAGACCGTGGAATTCACCGCCGTCAGCGTGCGTCCCAAGGAACTCACGGACCTGGACGCCGCCGCGAATCAGTTGGGGGGCATTCTGCGCATCAAGCCGGCCTGGATCAAGAAGAAGCTCGAATCCACCAAGCCCTTCGTCTACATCTCCCGCCGCGTGGACGACAAGGCCTCGGCCGAGATCCGGCAGGCGAACATCCCCGGGGTGTATCTGGAGGCCGAACACGGCCGGTCCTATCCCAACCGGCATCTGGCCGGGCAGGTGCTGGGATTCGTGGGCATGGACGACCAGGGCCTGGAGGGGCTGGAACTGTCCTTCGACGACTGGCTGGCCGGACGGCGGGCCAAGTATGCCGTGCAGCGCGACGCCTCGGGCCGCAAGCTCTATTTCGACGCCCAGGGCCGCGAGCTTCAGAACCTGCGCGGCCACGACCTGACGCTCACCCTCGATTCCCAGATCCAGTATTTCGCCGAGGAAGAACTGGCCAAGGCTGTGACCGCCAACCACGGCAAGGCCGGAACCTGCCTGGTCGTCCACGTGCCCACGGGGGAAATCCTGGCCTGGGCCAACTATCCCTTTTTCAATCCCAACGCTTCCCGAAACATCAATCCCAAAGAGGGCCGCAACCGTTCCGCCCTGGACGTGGTGGAGCCCGGCTCCACCATGAAGCCCCTGATCATCGCCGCCGCCCTTCAGGAAGGCCTGGTCAAGCCCGAGACCTCGTTTTTTTGCGAAAACGGCAAGTTCAAGGTAGGCGTGAGCACCATCAAGGACACCCACTCTTACGGCGACCTCACCGTCAGCAAGATCATCCGTTGGTCAAGCAACATCGGCGCGGCCAAGATCGGCATGCTGCTCGGCCCCAAGCGGCTGCACGCCTATTTCGAGAAGTGCGGGTTCGGCGTCCCCACCGGGCTGCCCCTGTCCGGCGAGGGCAAGGGACTGGTCCGGTCGCTCAAGGACTGGCAGCCCATCGACACGGCCACCGTATCCTTCGGCCAGGGGGTGGCCGTCACCCCCATCCAGTTGGCCCAGGCCTTTTTGATCCTGGCCAACGACGGCGTCAAAAAGCCCCTGAAACTGGTTCTCGACCCGCCGCAGGCGGCTGCGGACGCCGCACCCGTCAGGGTTTTCGACGCCGAGGTGGCCAGGACCGTGCAGCGCATGATGCGCGAGGTGGTGCACGAGGAAAAGGGCACCGGCCGGATAGCCCAGATCGAGGGCGTCGAGGTGGGCGGCAAGACCGGAACGGCCCAGAAGGCCAGCCCCACAGGCGGCTACGGCGACAAGTATCTGGCCTCCTTTGTGGCCTTCGTGCCCGCCGAAACCCCGCAATATCTGGTCATGGTCATGGTGGACGAGCCCGAGCCCAGCCACTACGGCGGCGTGGTCTCCGCCCCGGCCGTGCGCGAGGTCATGCAAAAGACCCTGTCCTACCTCGGGCACGCCCCCGATACCGGGCGTCTGGCCAAGGGAGCCGAACAGACGCCGGCCGCCGCAGCGGTTGCCGACGGGCAGGCGGCAGGCGGCAAGGGATCGGGGCAAAAAACGGATATCCTTCCGCCGCCGGTCATCGACGACGCCCTGGCCGAGGTGGTGGCGGTGCCGCCGGGTCTGCTCGATTCCCCGGCCATCCCCAATTTTTCCGGCATGCCGCTTCGCCGGGTGGTGGAGATTTTGGTGTCAAAAGGCATCGTGCCCAAGATCGAGGGACAGGGGCTGGTGGTCACCAAGCAGAGTCCGGCGCCGGGCGCACCCTGGCCTGGGGTGGAAAAGAATCAGGAATTCGTGTTGTGGCTGACCCGGCCGTCGTAA
- the ftsW gene encoding putative lipid II flippase FtsW, with translation MQTGTELSGQQNGMDYWLLGATLVLAGLGLIMVLSASGVMAERAMESKYFYFRKQAMYALVGLVVMLFFAKMPKKLMYAPVYLWLFAIIGLLCLTLIPPFSVKAGGARRWLSLGGVSIQPMELAKVALVFYLAYFFSQKQKLVRSFSVGFIPPVVVTGGLGLILLLQPDFGGAVFLGMLFFLMSLVGGTRMTYLFVSVLFGAGAIGLLIVQSPYRFKRWFAFLDPFKDPQNVGYQLVQSFYAFGSGGITGAGFGSGKQKLFYLPEAHTDFVMAVLGEEMGFIGVSMVFLCIAILLWRAFRIALSQDDLRDRFTAYGMALVLGLGFLLNLAVVLGCVPPKGVAMPFLSYGGSSLVACFLCVGVLLNLSRRQTP, from the coding sequence ATGCAGACCGGAACCGAACTGTCCGGCCAGCAAAACGGCATGGACTATTGGCTGTTGGGCGCGACTCTGGTCCTGGCCGGGCTGGGGCTGATCATGGTGTTGTCGGCCAGCGGGGTCATGGCCGAGCGGGCCATGGAGAGCAAATACTTCTATTTCCGCAAGCAGGCCATGTACGCCCTGGTGGGGCTTGTGGTCATGCTCTTTTTCGCCAAGATGCCCAAAAAACTCATGTACGCCCCGGTGTATCTGTGGCTTTTCGCCATTATCGGGCTGTTATGCCTGACGCTCATTCCGCCGTTTTCGGTCAAGGCCGGCGGCGCGCGGCGCTGGCTGTCCCTGGGCGGGGTCTCCATCCAGCCCATGGAGCTTGCCAAAGTGGCCCTGGTCTTCTATCTGGCCTATTTTTTCAGCCAGAAGCAGAAGCTGGTGCGGTCGTTCAGCGTGGGATTCATCCCTCCCGTCGTGGTCACCGGGGGGCTTGGGCTGATCCTCCTTTTGCAGCCCGATTTCGGCGGCGCGGTTTTTCTGGGCATGCTCTTTTTTCTCATGAGCCTGGTGGGCGGCACCCGGATGACCTATCTTTTCGTGTCCGTGCTCTTCGGAGCCGGGGCCATTGGCCTTCTCATCGTGCAGTCGCCCTACCGGTTCAAACGCTGGTTCGCCTTCCTCGATCCTTTTAAGGATCCCCAGAACGTGGGCTACCAGTTGGTGCAGTCCTTCTACGCCTTCGGGTCCGGCGGCATCACCGGGGCCGGGTTCGGTTCGGGCAAGCAGAAGCTTTTCTATCTGCCCGAGGCCCATACGGACTTCGTCATGGCCGTTTTAGGCGAGGAAATGGGCTTTATCGGCGTGTCCATGGTCTTTTTGTGCATCGCGATCCTTTTGTGGCGGGCTTTTCGCATCGCCCTGTCCCAGGACGATCTGCGCGACCGGTTCACGGCCTACGGCATGGCCCTGGTGCTGGGGCTCGGCTTTCTGCTCAATCTGGCCGTGGTCCTGGGCTGCGTGCCGCCCAAGGGCGTGGCCATGCCTTTTTTAAGCTACGGCGGATCGTCTCTGGTGGCCTGCTTTTTGTGCGTCGGGGTGCTGCTCAACCTCTCCAGGAGGCAGACGCCATGA
- the rsmH gene encoding 16S rRNA (cytosine(1402)-N(4))-methyltransferase RsmH, which translates to MDARHVPVLLAKTLEYLRVVPGERVLDATVGLGGHSEAILESVGGEAELLGLDRDEAALDIAGKRLARFGDRVRLVQSRYSRFAEVFEELGVEAVDAVILDAGVSSLQLDDPARGFSFLADGDLDMRMGGATEGEAPAATLLNKAPYQRLREIIRDYGEDPQAGRIARAIVAAREKRPITRTLELAALVEAAYPAKWRATARQHPATRTFQAIRMAVNAELMELEAFLERIPDYLRPGGRVAVIAFHSLEDRLVKRAFRREAAGCVCPREQMLCVCGHTPRLRILTKKPVTPDEAEVAENPRSRSAKLRAAMRLGPDEAQGGRP; encoded by the coding sequence ATGGATGCCCGACATGTGCCCGTGCTGCTGGCAAAGACCCTTGAGTATTTGCGCGTGGTCCCGGGCGAACGGGTATTGGACGCCACGGTGGGGCTTGGCGGCCACAGCGAGGCCATCCTGGAGTCGGTCGGGGGCGAGGCCGAGCTTCTCGGGCTGGACCGGGACGAGGCCGCCCTGGACATCGCCGGGAAGCGCCTGGCCAGGTTCGGCGACCGGGTGCGCTTGGTGCAAAGCCGCTACAGCCGTTTTGCCGAGGTCTTCGAGGAACTGGGCGTCGAGGCTGTGGATGCGGTGATTCTGGATGCCGGGGTGTCGTCGCTGCAGTTGGACGATCCGGCGAGGGGTTTCAGTTTTCTGGCCGACGGGGACTTGGACATGCGCATGGGTGGCGCGACCGAGGGGGAGGCCCCGGCCGCGACGCTTTTGAACAAGGCCCCGTATCAGCGCCTGCGGGAGATCATCCGCGACTATGGAGAGGATCCGCAGGCCGGGCGTATCGCCAGGGCTATCGTTGCGGCGCGGGAAAAGCGGCCCATCACCCGGACCTTGGAACTGGCGGCCCTTGTTGAGGCCGCCTATCCGGCCAAGTGGCGGGCCACGGCCAGGCAGCACCCGGCCACGCGTACGTTTCAGGCGATCCGTATGGCCGTCAACGCCGAGCTTATGGAGTTGGAGGCGTTTTTGGAACGCATTCCTGACTATCTGCGCCCCGGGGGGCGCGTGGCGGTTATCGCCTTCCATTCCCTGGAAGACCGGTTGGTCAAGCGGGCCTTTCGCCGCGAGGCCGCAGGCTGCGTCTGCCCCAGGGAACAGATGTTGTGCGTGTGCGGCCATACGCCCCGACTGCGCATCCTGACCAAAAAGCCGGTTACCCCGGACGAGGCCGAGGTGGCCGAAAACCCGCGTTCCCGCAGCGCCAAGCTGCGGGCCGCCATGCGTCTTGGCCCGGACGAGGCGCAGGGAGGAAGACCATGA
- the murD gene encoding UDP-N-acetylmuramoyl-L-alanine--D-glutamate ligase, producing MRDMVHSGQLAGHTAVVVGAGASGRAAVRLLSRLGAWVRLLEKNPAAIPADFCQAQACKGVEILTGEHTPGHFAGADLVVLSPGISRASLAPYLTACPDAQVLAELELASWFVEAPMVAVTGTNGKTTTVMLISHLLTRAGLSVFTGGNIGTPLSEYVLAGEPADVCVIEASSFQLQNVFTFHPKVAVLLNFSANHLDWHADMDEYLAAKLRLFAMQGPPDLAIVPADLDYLLTGRAFTKARIETFAASDRFRCPRLLGRHNQADMEAAFAAVRPFGVTQELAETAFFDFAPAPHRIQVLGEKRGVIFVDDSKATTVTAMRAAIETFDRPVHLLAGGVFKGGDLEGMITLLRERVKSVGLFGGSREIFESAWQGALPLEWSATLAEAVEKLYARALSGEVILLSPATSSFDLYSSYKARGRDFQAVFAALPGAPESPTGEKP from the coding sequence ATGCGCGACATGGTGCATTCGGGACAACTGGCTGGTCACACGGCCGTGGTCGTGGGGGCCGGAGCCTCGGGACGGGCCGCCGTGCGGCTTCTGTCCCGGCTCGGGGCCTGGGTGCGCCTGCTGGAGAAAAACCCCGCCGCCATCCCCGCCGATTTTTGCCAGGCCCAGGCCTGCAAGGGCGTGGAGATCCTGACCGGCGAGCACACCCCGGGCCATTTCGCCGGGGCGGATCTCGTGGTCTTGAGTCCCGGCATCTCGCGGGCCTCCCTGGCTCCGTATCTTACGGCCTGCCCGGACGCCCAGGTATTGGCCGAACTGGAGCTGGCCTCCTGGTTCGTGGAGGCGCCCATGGTGGCCGTCACCGGCACCAACGGCAAGACCACCACGGTCATGCTCATCAGCCATCTGCTCACCCGGGCCGGGCTTTCGGTCTTCACCGGGGGCAACATCGGCACGCCGCTTTCCGAATACGTCCTGGCTGGCGAGCCCGCCGACGTGTGCGTCATCGAGGCCAGCAGTTTCCAGCTCCAAAACGTGTTCACCTTCCATCCCAAGGTGGCGGTCCTGCTCAATTTTTCCGCCAACCACCTGGACTGGCACGCGGACATGGACGAATACCTGGCCGCCAAGCTCAGGCTTTTCGCCATGCAGGGGCCGCCGGACCTGGCCATCGTCCCGGCCGATCTGGACTATCTGCTCACCGGCCGGGCGTTCACCAAGGCCCGCATCGAGACCTTCGCCGCCTCGGATCGCTTCCGCTGCCCGAGGCTCCTTGGCCGCCACAACCAGGCCGACATGGAGGCCGCCTTCGCCGCCGTACGGCCCTTCGGGGTCACGCAGGAGCTGGCCGAAACCGCTTTTTTCGACTTCGCCCCGGCCCCGCACCGCATCCAGGTTTTGGGGGAGAAACGCGGCGTGATCTTTGTGGACGACTCCAAGGCCACCACGGTTACGGCCATGCGCGCGGCCATTGAGACCTTCGACAGGCCCGTACATCTTTTGGCCGGGGGGGTGTTCAAGGGCGGCGATCTGGAAGGGATGATCACCCTTTTGCGGGAGCGGGTCAAAAGCGTGGGGCTTTTCGGCGGCAGCCGGGAGATTTTCGAGTCCGCCTGGCAGGGCGCGCTGCCCCTGGAGTGGTCGGCGACCCTGGCCGAGGCGGTGGAGAAGCTCTACGCCAGGGCCCTCTCCGGCGAGGTGATCCTTTTGTCCCCGGCAACCTCCAGCTTCGACCTGTATAGCAGCTACAAGGCCCGTGGCAGGGATTTCCAGGCGGTGTTCGCCGCGTTGCCGGGCGCGCCCGAGTCCCCAACCGGAGAAAAGCCATGA
- a CDS encoding UDP-N-acetylmuramoyl-L-alanyl-D-glutamate--2,6-diaminopimelate ligase yields the protein MNTTSTQQHTTDKTVLAEVLAAVSGGAPLCAHSGKTVPGSVFVAVSADTDAVARHVAEAVTKGASLVVAGPGVALPAGSSARLITTPYPRLALGELAKASHGADWKGFSLVGVTGTNGKTTVCFLVEHLLSSAGLPTGLLGTVAYRWPGGSRPATLTTPGCLELHELFAEMIASGTRAAVMEASSHALDQDRVAGLSFSAAAFTNLTQDHLDYHGDMETYFQAKTRLFTHYLIGPERAVINFDDPHGPRLLEMLPGSVGYGLGSFVSGDWRPLRGEIRRHDGSGLTLGVTFEGASWEIVSPLVGRFNAQNLLAAMGLGLALGLSPADLQALSGFGGVPGRLQRVVNDRGLNVFVDYAHTPDALENALRAVREVTAGRLFVVFGCGGDRDRTKRPLMAAAVSRYADVAVLTSDNPRHEDPKAIMDDARPGLSGAPRVLEDPDRRRAMAMALAEMTPDDVLVVAGKGHEAYQQIGDTKFPFHDATVVRELARCA from the coding sequence GTGAACACCACATCGACGCAGCAGCATACGACGGACAAGACGGTCCTGGCCGAGGTCCTGGCGGCCGTCTCCGGCGGGGCCCCCCTGTGCGCGCACTCGGGGAAGACCGTGCCCGGGTCGGTGTTTGTCGCTGTTTCTGCGGACACCGACGCCGTGGCGCGGCATGTGGCCGAAGCCGTCACCAAGGGGGCGTCCCTGGTGGTGGCCGGTCCCGGCGTGGCCCTGCCCGCAGGGAGTTCGGCCCGGCTGATCACGACGCCATATCCGCGCCTGGCCCTGGGGGAACTGGCCAAGGCCTCCCATGGCGCGGACTGGAAGGGATTTTCCCTGGTCGGGGTCACGGGCACCAACGGCAAGACCACGGTCTGCTTCCTGGTGGAGCACCTGCTGTCGAGCGCCGGTCTGCCCACGGGGCTTTTGGGCACCGTGGCCTATCGCTGGCCCGGCGGGTCGCGTCCGGCCACCCTGACCACCCCGGGTTGCCTTGAGCTGCACGAACTTTTCGCCGAAATGATCGCGTCCGGAACCCGGGCGGCGGTCATGGAGGCCTCGTCCCACGCCCTGGATCAGGACCGGGTGGCCGGGTTGTCCTTCTCCGCCGCCGCCTTCACCAACCTGACCCAGGACCATCTGGACTATCATGGGGACATGGAGACCTATTTCCAGGCCAAGACCCGGCTTTTCACCCACTACCTGATCGGGCCGGAACGGGCCGTGATCAATTTCGACGATCCGCACGGCCCGCGACTTCTGGAGATGCTGCCCGGGAGCGTGGGCTATGGCCTTGGTTCCTTTGTTTCCGGCGACTGGCGGCCGCTACGGGGCGAGATCCGCCGCCATGACGGCTCGGGGCTGACCCTGGGCGTCACCTTCGAAGGCGCAAGCTGGGAGATCGTCTCGCCGCTCGTCGGCCGCTTCAATGCCCAAAATCTCCTGGCGGCCATGGGCCTTGGTCTGGCGCTGGGGCTTTCTCCGGCTGATTTGCAGGCCCTGTCGGGGTTTGGCGGGGTGCCGGGACGGCTTCAGCGGGTGGTCAACGACCGGGGCTTAAACGTTTTTGTGGACTACGCCCACACCCCAGACGCCCTTGAAAACGCGCTTCGGGCCGTGCGCGAGGTGACGGCGGGGCGGCTTTTCGTGGTCTTCGGCTGCGGCGGCGACCGCGACCGGACCAAACGTCCGCTCATGGCGGCGGCCGTGTCCAGGTATGCCGATGTGGCGGTTCTGACCTCGGACAACCCCCGCCATGAAGACCCCAAGGCCATCATGGACGACGCCCGGCCGGGGCTTTCCGGCGCGCCGCGCGTCCTGGAAGATCCGGATCGCCGCCGGGCCATGGCCATGGCCCTGGCCGAGATGACGCCTGACGACGTGCTGGTCGTGGCCGGGAAGGGGCATGAGGCCTATCAGCAGATCGGGGATACGAAATTTCCGTTTCACGACGCCACGGTCGTGAGGGAGCTTGCCCGGTGCGCATGA
- the mraY gene encoding phospho-N-acetylmuramoyl-pentapeptide-transferase, with the protein MIYHLLVPLAGQFTALNVFRYITFRSAAAFMTALVLSILLGPRMIRWLTSVKCGQYIHEDVKTHQCKAGTPTMGGLLIAFSVMAAVLLWGDLTNEFVWLTLFVFAGFGVVGFVDDYLKVVKKKNKGLSVRAKIFGQLLVAGVAAVLLVTHPDYSTNLAVPFFKSVSPDLGLWYIAFAMLVMIGASNGVNITDGLDGLAIGPMIVAGGMFALFVYVAGHAQIAKYLQVMSVAGVGEVTVFCGALMGAGLGFLWFNAYPAQVFMGDVGSLSLGGVLGFLAVLCKQELLLVLVGGLFVAETVSVIIQVGYFKMSGGKRIFKMAPLHHHFELMGVPESKIIIRSWILSILLAFLALSTLKLR; encoded by the coding sequence ATGATCTACCACCTCCTGGTGCCCCTGGCCGGTCAATTCACGGCCCTAAACGTCTTTCGGTACATCACCTTCCGGTCGGCGGCGGCGTTCATGACCGCCCTGGTCCTGTCCATCCTCCTTGGCCCCCGGATGATCCGTTGGCTGACCAGCGTCAAGTGCGGCCAGTACATCCACGAGGACGTCAAGACCCACCAGTGCAAGGCCGGAACCCCCACCATGGGCGGGTTGCTCATCGCCTTTTCGGTCATGGCGGCGGTGCTTTTGTGGGGCGATCTGACCAACGAATTCGTGTGGCTGACGCTTTTCGTCTTTGCCGGATTCGGGGTGGTGGGTTTTGTGGACGACTATCTCAAGGTGGTCAAAAAAAAGAACAAGGGCCTGTCCGTCCGGGCCAAGATTTTCGGCCAGTTGCTCGTGGCCGGGGTGGCGGCGGTCCTTTTGGTGACCCACCCGGACTATTCCACCAATCTGGCCGTGCCGTTTTTCAAGTCCGTCAGCCCCGACCTGGGACTGTGGTACATCGCCTTCGCCATGCTGGTCATGATCGGGGCCAGCAACGGCGTGAACATCACCGACGGTCTGGACGGGCTGGCCATTGGCCCGATGATCGTGGCCGGGGGCATGTTCGCCCTGTTCGTCTACGTGGCCGGGCATGCCCAGATCGCCAAATACCTCCAGGTGATGAGCGTGGCCGGGGTGGGCGAGGTGACGGTCTTTTGCGGGGCGCTCATGGGGGCGGGACTGGGATTTTTGTGGTTCAACGCCTATCCGGCCCAGGTGTTCATGGGCGACGTGGGCTCGCTGTCCCTGGGCGGGGTTTTGGGGTTCCTGGCGGTCCTTTGCAAGCAGGAGCTGCTTTTGGTTCTGGTGGGCGGGCTCTTCGTGGCCGAAACGGTCTCGGTCATCATCCAGGTGGGCTATTTCAAGATGAGCGGGGGCAAGCGAATTTTCAAGATGGCCCCCCTGCATCACCATTTTGAGTTGATGGGCGTGCCGGAATCGAAAATCATCATCCGATCCTGGATTCTCTCCATTTTATTGGCCTTTCTGGCCCTAAGCACGCTGAAGCTGAGGTAG
- a CDS encoding UDP-N-acetylmuramoyl-tripeptide--D-alanyl-D-alanine ligase, which yields MTLSDILAATGAVGDLGDVGNPVFDGVCTDSRAVTPGRLFVCIPGARFDGHHFAAEAVAKGAGAILADRPMPELASRVPVLLVKDTVTALGRLAGYWRRKTTAKVVAVTGSAGKTTVKELLAAILSEVGPTSKNYKNFNNLIGLPLSILSAGMDDAFWVMELGVSIPGEMRDLAAMAAPDVAVVVNVGAAHLEGFGDVAGVAREKCELLRAVAKGGAALAGMDHPELWDEARRVFPRVMGMSTKGLDAPYRAAYLGPREEGGLFSVRLCGLEMELALPYRGGHFAENILAAAACAHLLGADEGAIRRGLAAAAIPEQRFCCRRHGCFTVVDDTYNANPLSMRRALEAGAEMAAGGAFVPVLGEMLELGAVTREEHVRLGEYVAGLHPAAVFFSGVSAQAVAEGLAGAGYAGPVFTVASPSEFLKAFTGLGLTGGVVLFKGSRSMRMEAYASALCQDAVKGKKREGRE from the coding sequence ATGACGCTCTCGGACATACTGGCCGCCACGGGCGCTGTGGGCGACCTGGGCGATGTGGGCAACCCCGTCTTTGACGGGGTGTGCACGGACAGCCGGGCCGTGACCCCGGGCCGCCTGTTTGTCTGCATCCCGGGCGCGCGTTTCGACGGGCACCATTTTGCGGCCGAGGCCGTGGCCAAGGGCGCGGGCGCGATTTTGGCCGACCGGCCCATGCCGGAACTGGCCTCGCGCGTGCCGGTGCTCCTGGTCAAGGATACGGTGACCGCCCTGGGACGCCTGGCCGGATACTGGCGTCGCAAGACCACCGCCAAGGTAGTGGCCGTGACCGGTTCGGCAGGCAAGACCACGGTCAAGGAGCTTTTGGCGGCCATCCTGTCCGAAGTGGGACCGACCTCGAAGAACTACAAAAATTTCAACAATCTGATCGGTCTGCCCCTGTCCATCTTAAGCGCCGGGATGGATGACGCCTTCTGGGTCATGGAGCTTGGCGTCAGCATCCCCGGGGAAATGCGCGACCTGGCGGCCATGGCCGCGCCGGATGTGGCCGTGGTGGTCAATGTGGGCGCGGCGCACCTGGAAGGCTTCGGCGACGTGGCCGGGGTGGCCCGGGAGAAATGCGAACTGCTGCGCGCCGTGGCCAAGGGCGGAGCGGCCCTGGCGGGAATGGACCATCCCGAGCTGTGGGACGAGGCCCGGCGGGTGTTTCCCCGGGTTATGGGCATGTCCACAAAGGGGCTTGATGCGCCGTACCGGGCAGCGTATCTGGGGCCCCGGGAAGAGGGAGGCCTTTTTTCCGTTCGCCTTTGCGGCCTGGAGATGGAGCTGGCCCTGCCTTACCGGGGCGGGCACTTCGCCGAGAACATCCTGGCCGCCGCCGCCTGCGCCCACCTGCTGGGCGCCGACGAGGGCGCCATCCGCCGGGGGCTTGCTGCCGCAGCCATCCCTGAACAGCGTTTTTGCTGCCGCCGCCATGGCTGCTTCACGGTCGTGGACGACACCTACAACGCCAATCCCCTGTCCATGCGCCGGGCCCTGGAGGCCGGGGCGGAGATGGCGGCGGGGGGGGCGTTCGTGCCGGTGCTCGGGGAGATGCTGGAGCTTGGGGCGGTCACCCGGGAAGAGCATGTCCGGCTCGGGGAATATGTGGCCGGGCTGCATCCGGCGGCGGTGTTTTTTTCCGGCGTAAGCGCCCAGGCCGTGGCCGAAGGGCTGGCCGGGGCGGGCTATGCCGGGCCGGTCTTCACGGTCGCCTCCCCTTCCGAATTCCTCAAGGCCTTTACCGGCCTAGGACTCACGGGAGGCGTCGTGCTCTTTAAGGGATCGAGATCCATGCGCATGGAGGCCTATGCCAGCGCCCTTTGCCAGGACGCGGTGAAAGGGAAAAAGCGGGAGGGGCGGGAATGA